The following proteins are encoded in a genomic region of Schistocerca serialis cubense isolate TAMUIC-IGC-003099 chromosome 9, iqSchSeri2.2, whole genome shotgun sequence:
- the LOC126419641 gene encoding piggyBac transposable element-derived protein 4-like — protein YNPGENVTVDEQLVAFRGRCPFKQYIPSKPAKYGIKIWTMCDSKTSYVLKAQIYTGKVSGAAPERNQGMRVVSDLTSELRGQNITCDNFFTSYNLGQLLLKRKLTMLGTIRKNKPESQGRWMRKEFILSSSKAVDIFDYVSSNVIRL, from the exons tataatccaggagaaaatgttactgttgacgagcagttagtagcatttagaggtcgctgtccattcaagcagtatatcccaagtaaaccggcaaaatatgggatcaaaatatggaccatgtgtgacagcaaaacttcatacgtactgaaagcccaaatttatacaggaaaggtgagtggagcggcaccagaaagaaatcagggaatgagggtggtatctgatctcacttctgagttacgtggtcagaatatcacgtgtgacaacttttttacgtcgtacaatttggggcagctgcttctgaaaaggaaattgactatgttgggaactatacggaaaaataagccggag TCTCAAGGAAGATGGATGAGAAAGGAATTCATTCTGTCCAGTTCAAAAGCTGTAGACATATTTGATTACGTTAGCTCGAATGTAATCAGACTATGA